In Arachis hypogaea cultivar Tifrunner chromosome 2, arahy.Tifrunner.gnm2.J5K5, whole genome shotgun sequence, a genomic segment contains:
- the LOC112730699 gene encoding phragmoplastin DRP1E: MATMESLIGLVNRIQRACTVLGDYGGADNNAFSSLWEALPSVAVVGGQSSGKSSVLESIVGRDFLPRGSGIVTRRPLVLQLHQVEGDAQDYAEFLHMPGKKLTDFALVRKEIQDETDRLTGKTKQISPVPIHLSIYSPKVVNLTLVDLPGLTKVAVEGQQESIVQDIENMVRSYIEKPNCIILAISPANQDIATSDAIKIAREVDPSGERTFGVLTKLDLMDKGTNALDVLEGRSYRLQHPWVGIVNRSQADINRNVDMIFSRRKEREYFATSPEYGHLAHKMGSEYLAKLLSQYLESVIRAQIPSIISLINKTIEELEAEMDRIGRPISMDAGAQLYTILDLCRAFERIFKEHLDGGRAGGDRIYNVFDNQLPAALRKLPFDRHLSLQNVKKVVSEADGYQPHLIAPEQGYRRLIEGALSYFRGPAEASVDAVHYVLKELVRKSIAETEELKRFPTLQAELAAATNEALERFREESKKATLRLVDMESSYLTVEFFRKLPQEVERAGNPPNSANPPSSTKSANPAAPDGDRYAAPNVDRYGEGHFRRIGSNVLSYIGMVSDTLKNTIPKAVVYCQVREAKLALLNRFYVQIGKKKAEQLLNLLDEDPALMERRKQCAKRLELYKAARDEIDSVSWAR; this comes from the exons ATGGCGACGATGGAGAGCTTGATTGGTTTGGTTAACAGAATTCAGAGAGCTTGCACCGTTCTCGGCGATTATGGCGGCGCTGACAACAACGCCTTCTCTTCTCTCTGGGAAGCTCTTCCCTCAGTAGCCGTGGTTGGTGGCCAG AGTTCAGGAAAGTCTTCGGTTCTTGAGAGCATTGTTGGCCGTGACTTTCTGCCTAGAGGATCAG GGATTGTGACAAGGCGTCCATTGGTGTTGCAGCTTCATCAGGTGGAAGGTGATGCACAAGACTATGCTGAGTTTCTTCACATGCCTGGGAAAAAGTTAACCGATTTTG CTCTAGTGCGTAAGGAAATTCAGGATGAAACTGACAGATTGACAGGAAAGACGAAACAAATATCCCCTGTTCCGATTCATCTTAGCATTTATTCTCCAAAAG TTGTCAACCTAACTTTGGTTGATCTGCCAGGGTTGACTAAAGTTGCTGTAG AAGGACAGCAGGAGAGTATTGTTCAAGACATTGAAAATATGGTCCGATCTTACATTGAGAAg CCTAATTGTATTATACTGGCAATATCTCCGGCCAATCAAGATATAGCAACTTCTGATGCTATTAAAATTGCAAGGGAAGTGGACCCATCAG GTGAGAGAACATTTGGAGTGTTGACAAAGCTGGATTTGATGGACAAAGGAACTAATGCATTGGat GTCCTTGAAGGTAGATCCTATCGTCTGCAACATCCTTGGGTTGGTATAGTAAATCGATCCCAAGCTGATATCAATAGAAACGTTGATATGATTTTTTCTAGGCGGAAGGAGCGAGAGTATTTTGCCACCAGTCCTGAGTATGGACACTTGGCACATAAAATGGGTTCAGAATACCTTGCAAAACTTCTCTCTCAG tacTTGGAGTCGGTAATTAGGGCACAGATACCTAGTATTATATCTTTGATAAACAAAACCATCGAAGAGCTGGAAGCAGAGATGGATCGTATTGGGAGACCAATTTCTATGGATGCTGGG GCTCAACTATACACCATCCTCGACCTCTGCCGTGCATTTGAACGGATATTCAAGGAGCATTTAGATGGAGG GCGGGCAGGAGGAGACAGGATATACAATGTCTTTGACAATCAGCTTCCTGCTGCTCTACGGAAACTACCATTTGACCGACATCTTTCTCTTCAGAATGTGAAGAAAGTGGTGTCAGAAGCTGATGGTTACCAGCCTCACTTAATTGCCCCAGAGCAAGGGTACCGGCGCCTGATTGAAGGGGCTCTGAGTTACTTCAGAGGTCCAGCTGAGGCATCAGTTGATGCA GTTCACTATGTCTTGAAAGAACTTGTGAGGAAATCAATAGCTGAAACCGAG GAACTAAAGCGTTTTCCAACTCTTCAAGCCGAATTAGCTGCTGCTACAAATGAGGCTTTAGAGAGGTTCCGTGAAGAGAGTAAGAAGGCAACTCTACGGCTTGTGGATATGGAGTCTTCATATCTCACTGTGGAGTTCTTCcggaaacttcctcaggaagtgGAGAGAGCTGGAAATCCACCTAATTCAGCTAATCCACCTAGTTCAACTAAATCCGCTAATCCAGCTGCGCCAGATGGGGATCGGTATGCTGCCCCAAATGTTGATCGTTATGGAGAGGGTCATTTCCGGAGGATTGGATCAAACGTGTTATCTTATATTGGAATGGTGTCAGACACACTCAAGAACACAATTCCAAAGGCGGTGGTTTATTGTCAAGTTAGAGAAGCAAAGCTGGCATTGCTAAACCGTTTCTATGTACAAATAGGGAAGAAAAAG GCTGAACAGCTATTAAATTTGTTAGATGAAGATCCTGCGTTGATGGAGAGGAGAAAACAGTGTGCTAAAAGGCTCGAACTATATAAGGCAGCAAGGGACGAAATTGATTCTGTTTCTTGGGCAAGATGA
- the LOC112730715 gene encoding putative F-box protein At5g55150, producing the protein MASPSLSVPYALLPSLQQTHLIDDDDDPITVDRSIFSLSEKKLYEWKNTLKGHVGAWCVGSSHGWIILLDQNGVPLLLNSSSSTTINVPPLPLSFLHPVTYSYFAEYLRKTFIVKAILMCCSSPSSYILAIIYGSNYKIAYCNSATWVELPDDKQSYCDIVFSSNYLYALTQDGSVEVWNICGQIPKRLILLTPTADANYKEEKPYLENNFSRNLYLVVSAEEILLVTRFIGNFVNDDGLVIEEGDLLSSEDTQPLICPYRTKYFSVYKLDIEDKRWKKMRSLHDKVLFLGANESVSMDAKACLGCEANSIYFTDDRWEEMTLDYMYGGHDWGVFNLEEKCVKSLMQCANRIDPPPIWVVP; encoded by the coding sequence ATggcttctccttctctctcagtTCCCTACGCTCTTCTTCCAAGCCTTCAACAAACACACCTcattgacgatgatgatgatcctATAACTGTTGACCGAAGCATCTTCAGTTTATCAGAGAAAAAGCTTTATGAATGGAAAAACACATTGAAGGGTCATGTTGGAGCATGGTGTGTTGGTTCTTCTCATGGATGGATTATACTTTTGGATCAGAATGGAGTTCCACTTCTTCtaaactcttcttcttccactaCCATTAACGTACCACCTCTTCCCCTTTCATTCCTGCATCCTGTCACATATTCTTACTTCGCTGAATACTTAAGGAAAACCTTCATAGTCAAAGCAATCTTGATGTGTTGTTCCTCTCCTTCAAGCTACATTCTTGCCATCATATATGGTTCCAACTACAAGATTGCTTATTGCAATTCTGCAACTTGGGTTGAGCTCCCTGATGATAAGCAATCTTATTGTGACATTGTGTTCAGCAGCAACTATCTTTATGCCTTGACACAAGATGGTTCTGTTGAAGTTTGGAATATTTGTGGACAAATTCCTAAAAGATTGATTCTTTTAACACCAACTGCGGATGCTAATTATAAAGAGGAAAAACCATATTTAGAAAATAATTTCTCAAGAAATTTATACTTAGTGGTATCTGCCGAAGAAATCTTGCTGGTGACAAGATTTATTGGGAATTTTGTGAATGATGACGGGTTGGTAATAGAAGAAGGAGATCTTTTATCATCTGAGGATACACAACCATTGATTTGTCCTTATAGAACAAAGTATTTTAGTGTTTATAAACTTGATATTGAAGACAAGAGATGGAAAAAGATGAGATCTTTACATGATAAAGTTCTGTTCTTGGGTGCTAATGAGTCTGTATCAATGGATGCTAAAGCTTGCTTGGGGTGTGAAGCAAACTCAATCTATTTCACAGATGATAGGTGGGAAGAGATGACTTTGGACTACATGTATGGTGGACATGATTGGGGTGTTTTCAATCTTGAAGAGAAATGTGTTAAGAGCCTCATGCAATGTGCAAATAGGATTGATCCTCCACCAATTTGGGTAGTTCCATAG